One genomic segment of Vagococcus intermedius includes these proteins:
- a CDS encoding TIGR03943 family putative permease subunit, whose translation MLRTWILAGYFMMMSYLQTSGKINQYINPKYQYLTKMTMCFAMFLAIIQLIKWVKEGQKDTESHSHEGCDEHHHGAESKISRIGMYFLVSLPVLVVFLLPTVNLDASIVEAKGFNFPISKDSTSFGDIEQQYLKPNTHIFFNDEDYDKLMQHDLKEYINQDTIEVTDNNYLKVMELIYNYPQKFVGKKIEFKGFVYNDPTKETFFLFRFGILHCVADSGVYGLMIDRNGLDKEYKANTWLTIRGTIDTKYYEPFSQVIPMVKADKVTVTSNPSNEYVYRIF comes from the coding sequence TTGTTACGAACATGGATATTAGCAGGTTATTTTATGATGATGAGTTACTTGCAAACATCAGGGAAAATTAATCAGTATATTAACCCTAAATATCAATATTTAACAAAAATGACAATGTGTTTTGCGATGTTTTTGGCGATTATTCAGTTGATTAAATGGGTGAAAGAAGGACAAAAAGATACTGAAAGTCATAGTCATGAAGGGTGTGATGAACATCATCATGGAGCTGAATCCAAAATCAGCCGCATTGGCATGTATTTTTTAGTCTCTTTACCGGTATTAGTGGTATTTTTATTACCAACGGTAAATTTAGATGCGAGTATTGTTGAAGCCAAGGGGTTTAATTTTCCTATAAGTAAAGATAGTACTAGTTTTGGAGATATTGAGCAACAATATTTAAAACCGAATACTCATATCTTTTTTAACGATGAAGATTACGATAAATTAATGCAGCATGATCTAAAGGAATATATTAATCAAGATACAATAGAAGTAACGGATAATAATTATTTGAAAGTTATGGAATTAATCTATAATTATCCGCAAAAATTTGTTGGTAAAAAAATAGAGTTTAAAGGTTTTGTTTATAATGATCCAACTAAAGAAACATTCTTTTTATTTAGATTTGGTATTTTGCATTGTGTGGCTGACTCTGGAGTATACGGATTGATGATTGATCGAAATGGGTTGGATAAGGAATATAAAGCTAATACTTGGTTGACGATTAGAGGAACAATCGATACAAAGTATTATGAGCCCTTTAGTCAAGTAATACCGATGGTAAAAGCTGATAAAGTGACAGTTACTAGTAATCCAAGTAATGAATATGTCTATAGAATTTTTTAA